In a single window of the Rhopalosiphum padi isolate XX-2018 chromosome 1, ASM2088224v1, whole genome shotgun sequence genome:
- the LOC132917106 gene encoding la protein homolog: MAASSFKHVTGVWGQECSSSGTADRDSRIVKQLEFYFSDTNLPYDKFLQAQIKHDNGWVPISVLLTFKMLKSITRNSDVIASAVKNADDSIVEVDKTDKKIRRKPKIVAPVPERSLFKKIVDRSIYCSGFPKTATVDELLEFAKTFGDNVITKTTFMRFKSKAFNGSLYFTFSSKDEAEKFLEKKSVEYNGVEIERMWESDFLGNYKANSPFNYE; encoded by the coding sequence ATGGCAGCGTCCAGCTTCAAACATGTCACCGGAGTCTGGGGACAGGAGTGTTCCAGTTCCGGAACCGCGGACCGAGATTCGAGAATTGTCAAACAACTTGAGTTCTATTTTAGCGATACCAATTTGCCGTATGACAAGTTCCTTCAGGCTCAGATCAAGCATGATAACGGCTGGGTGCCGATCAGCGTACTGTTAACGTTCAAAATGTTGAAGTCCATCACCAGAAACTCGGACGTGATCGCATCAGCCGTCAAGAACGCTGATGATAGTATCGTGGAAGTCGACAAAACGGACAAAAAAATCAGACGTAAACCGAAAATCGTCGCACCAGTCCCTGAACGCAGTTTGTTCAAGAAAATCGTCGATCGGTCAATTTATTGCAGCGGTTTCCCGAAGACGGCTACCGTGGACGAACTTTTGGAATTCGCCAAGACCTTTGGCGACAACGTCATTACGAAAACGACTTTTATGAGATTCAAGTCTAAAGCTTTTAATGGTTCCCTTTATTTTACGTTCAGCTCTAAAGACGAGGCGGaaaagtttttagaaaaaaaatctgtcGAATATAATGGTGTTGAAATAGAGCGTATGTGGGAGAGTGACTTTTTAGGAAATTACAAAGCCAATAGCccatttaattatgaataa
- the LOC132918049 gene encoding ubiquitin-conjugating enzyme E2 T-like: MNLLNTPRLKKELGQLLDKPPFGMKVNVKEGSTSVLEAELSGPKDSPYENGVFKLQIELPVKYPFEPPRVTFITPVYHPNIDSGGRICLDILKMPPSGAWKPLITIEGVLVAICNLMNCPNPNDPLVLDIAKEFKNDKETFESKAKHYTKEHAITVIE; the protein is encoded by the exons ATGAA tttattaaatacacCGCGTTTGAAAAAAGAACTAGGGCAATTACTTGACAAACCCCCATTTGGAATGAAAGTGAATGTAAAAGAAGGATCAACCTCTGTTTTAGAAGCTG AACTCAGTGGACCTAAAGATTCTCCATATGAAAATGGAGTTTTTAAATTGCAGATAGAATTACCAGTGaa GTATCCATTTGAACCTCCTAGAGTGACATTCATTACACCTGTTTATCATCCAAACATAGACAGTGGCGGCAGAATCTGTTTGGACATTTTGAAAATGCCTCCATCTGGTGCATGGAAACCATTAATTACCATAGAAGGCGTATTGGTTGCCATATGCAATCTAATGAACTGTCCAAACCCTAATGACCCACTTGTACTGGACATT GCAAAAGAATTTAAGAATGATAAAGAAACATTTGAATCCAAAGCTAAACACTATACTAAAGAACATGCTATTACAGTCatcgaataa